The following proteins are co-located in the Manihot esculenta cultivar AM560-2 chromosome 7, M.esculenta_v8, whole genome shotgun sequence genome:
- the LOC110619561 gene encoding uncharacterized mitochondrial protein AtMg00810-like, translating to MPTPLVQRTSSTTETTPLDDPTYYRGLVGSLQYLTLTRSDLSYSVNFVSQFMHNPTISHMKYVRHILRYLKGTIHYGLFFQKDTSLVLRAFSDADWAGCPTTRRSTTDYCTFLGSNIISWCAKKQHTVARSSTEAEYRSMAHTAAELTWLEYLLKDLQVFPEKPPILYGDNLSALHLTINPVLHSRSKHVALDYHYVRERVAQGVLITRYIPLAYQIADIFTKSMTKTRLAQFRRKLCLHPGHSLRGDIRSGSHKEDSVSQE from the coding sequence ATGCCCACTCCACTTGTTCAACGTACCAGTAGTACTACAGAGACGACACCACTGGATGATCCCACATACTATCGTGGTCTTGTGGGCTCGTTACAGTATTTGACACTTACACGATCGGATTTGTCTTATAGTGTAAACTTTGTTTCACAATTCATGCACAATCCAACTATCTCTCACATGAAATATGTTCGTCATATATTGCGGTATCTTAAAGGAACCATTCATTATGgtcttttttttcaaaaagataCCTCGCTTGTTCTTCGTGCGTTttcagatgcagattgggcaggttGTCCGACCACACGACGATCCACTACCGACTACTGTACGTTTCTTGGTTCCAATATCATTTCTTGGTGTGCCAAGAAACAACACACCGTTGCTCGCTCTAGTACTGAGGCAGAGTATCGGTCCATGGCTCACACTGCCGCGGAGCTCACCTGGCTTGAGTATCTTCTCAAGGACTTGCAAGTGTTTCCTGAAAAGCCGCCTATTTTATATGGTGATAACCTTAGTGCATTGCACTTAACCATCAATCCAGTGTTGCATTCGCGAAGTAAACATGTTGCTCTTGATTATCACTATGTTCGTGAACGCGTTGCTCAAGGAGTTTTGATCACGAGATACATTCCCTTAGCCTACCAAATTGCTGATATATTTACAAAGTCCATGACAAAAACTCGCCTAGCACAATTTCGACGCAAACTATGTCTCCACCCTGGCCATAGTTTGAGGGGGGATATTAGATCAGGGAGTCATAAGGAAGATTCAGTCTCCCAGGAGTGA